The DNA region TGTCATATTTTCAGAAGACAGAGGCCGATACATCAAGCCAATGCTTCCGAAGGTACTCCTCGCTCCATTTGCGTccgacaattgaaagagataTCAAATATATCCAGCTAGTTTGCTCTTTCTAATTTTTCCTTGTACTTTGACGATGTCACTCAATATTAAAATTGAGTGATTTGATTACTTCATATCCGCTTGCATTTATATCTCTGTAATGCCCattgattaattatttttgatCTCAAGCTTACTTAATATCCATTACCAGTTCGCACTGCATGTGTTTTCTTAAACAATACTGGTCATTGTTTGCAGGGCCCTGTAAAGAGATTAGCAGTTGATGCAACCCTTAGAGCTGCCGCACCTTATCAAAAGTTGCGAAGGGAAAAAGACACTGAAAGCCGTAGAAAAGTATATGTTGAGAAAACTGACATGAGGGCAAAGAGAATGGCACGTAAAGCAGGAGCATTGGTATAATGTTCTCTCAGTTCAGAACTTGCGTTTACAGTAATTAACATAAAAATATTGAGAATGATTTTACTATATTATCTCTAATCTTCCCTGATCTTCCTCCTATTATCTCTAACCTTAAAGACCTTTACtattaatgaagtattgaactTGTTTATTATGGGAAGCTTTTATACATTTTTTAACAGTTTTATTTGTTGCAGGTGATATTTGTGGTTGATGCAAGTGGAAGCATGGCTTTAAACAGAATGCAAAATGCAAAAGGTGCTGCACTTAAGCTTCTTGCAGAAAGTTACACAAGCAGGGATCAGGTAAGTAGGTCAGTTATTTTGACATTTAAGTGGAATTTAATGATAATTTAATGGTAAATGGAAATGAGGCTTCATACTGTCAGAAATTACATGAGCCAATCTACCCTGTTGGTTTCCTAGGAATCCTTAGGCAGAACATTGAGTTTGAAAGATGAGACTCGTCATAATTCAAGTACAGCATACATACCCACCTCATGGGGAGAATCAGTGCTACCTTATCACTAAAAATGATAACTCAAGCAATTTGGCATGGTTGTACTTGTATTTTCACGGTTAACCTGTGCTAGCTGTTACAGATACAATCATGATATGCATATTGCTAAATTGCATATCGTTGAACCTGAAATTACTGATTTAGAATGGAAGAATAAATTTGAATGGCCTATATGATTAACAAATAAGAGCCAACTGGTGATAATCTGGACTTAAGCACGACTCATTTGTTATGTCACTGTCTCTAATATTATTGCTACTAATTACTGTCTTGTCAAATAGGTATCTATAATTCCCTTCCGTGGTGATTCGGCTGAAGTTCTCCTGCCACCTTCTAGATCAATTGCGATGGCAAGGAAACGTCTTGAAAGGCTTCCATGTGGAGGAGGGTCCCCCCTTGCTCATGGACTTACCACCGTATGCCGGCCTTTTCGTTCATCTTAGTGTAGTAACATattttttgaagttttaaacaaaaaaaaacaaaaaaaacttttgcAGTGGTCAATTTAGAAAGCCATGGACTGCTATTTACACTGCTCTGGGactgtttttaatttcttaaatatTTCCAACTATTGGCAATTTTAAGGTAAAGATATTACCAATTATTTGCAAATGACAATGGCCATAAACTCAAAACAGAAGCGAGATGAGAATGTCAGTGTTGATCTTTGGTGATGGAGTATTTTCTGATTCAGAACTGTTATATAATTTCATATGAATTTCTTCTGATACAAGTTTCTTCTTTCAAATGTCAGATACGGACTTTCGTCCCTAAATAATTTCTTGATATTGTATTTTAATTGGTTTACCTAAATCTTCTTTAGCTCATTACTCTTCTTCATGTAAATTTAGGCTGTTAGGGTTGGATTAAATGCAGAGAAAAGTGGAGATGTTGGACGGATAATGATTGTTGCTATCACCGATGGCAGAGCTAACATATCATTGAAAAGATCAAATGACCCTGAAGCTGCTGCCGCTGCTGATGCCCCAAAACCTTCAGCGAAAGAATTGAAGGTACAATTAAGCTTTGTAATTGGACACAAACGAACTTCGAAATTAGATGAAACATCTTCTCAGTAACCATAGGAATGAGATTCTAAACCTTAATTGTCTTTATATGTTCAATTTCTTTTTGGTGAGCATTTGTTTTCATGATCTTTTGAAATCTGTATAATTTTGCAGGATTTACATATTACATGTTCAATTCCAACTTGTCTCACTCTTAACTAACTTATTCTTTGTTTTGATAAAGGATGAAATTCTTGAAGTGGCTGGGAAGATATATAAAGCAGGAATGTCCCTCCTTGTCATCGACACTGAAAACAAGTTTGTTTCAACGGGTTTCGCCAAGGAGATTGCTAGAGTTGCCCAAGGTTTGTGCACTACAGTTTTGCTTAATATTTAGTTCTGAAACAGATGAAAATATCATTCATaagaaaaaaactttacactgcAGGGAAGTACTATTATTTGCCAAATGCTTCAGATGCTGTTATCTCATCTGCAACAAAGGAAGCTTTATCAGCTTTGAAGAATTCATAAAACCTAGTGAGAATTGAGCAACCAAGCTCGACTTTTGCCTCTTTTCACCTAATGTCAATGTAAATCATGCAACTTTGTCTAATTGGAAGGAAGCATATTCTAACACCAAGttccatttttccttttataatcagttttttattattattgtaaaGTATTCCTAGGTCCCTTGACTATCCAtcactactttttttttccgGTGTTAACCAAGGTATCATCACTATCAATAAtgtgagactaatccctcggCCCGTTGTCAATACACTAAGCGATAGGAATTCAGAATTTTTTATCTATTCACAAGCGTTGATAATCAACTACCAACCGCTCAAGGGATGCAACACTAAAGCATAATGCGAACCCACTCGATTATTATCCATCACTATCAAATTCTTATTGATAGGGGATTTTTAAAATCATTACTCTAAATCAAATctgaaaataaactaaaaataaattattgatagGGAATTTTTAAAATCCTCTAAATAATTCTTCTAACAACTAAATAAAgattcattatattttttttatccatTGGCAAATGGTAATGATGCCCGTatgtatttttatataatgAGAATATTGAAAATTTGATTTGTTGCAAAAAAGAGAAttattaaagatttagacattGCAATAATAATATTTACGCGTAAAGTAAAAAGTTATGAATATTGAATATGAGTTGCAACGTTCAAATTATTTGAATCCTTTCCATTCCAATATTATTTTCCGACGTCGTTTGATGAACCCGCGAATCCTTTAAAACCTAACCagagaagaagaacaacaacacACACCGTTCtctttcaattcaattcaagattcttcttcaatcttcaatcTTCAATCTTCAATCTTCATTCTTCAACACAGTGCACTCGTTTCTGCAGTTATGGCGGCACACACTGAAACCAACATTGCTCCCTCAAAGCACCCTCTCCCTCCGCCAAACACCCTCGATTCTCAATCTGTTCAAAAACGGTTCGTTTCGTTTCGTTTCGTTTCTTGATAACATTCATTCAAATTCCATGGTTTCTTAATCTTTCTTTCTTGTATTGAACAGGTTGCAGTCTGAATTGATGGCTCTCATGGTAAGAAATAACAACATGACCTAAATAAATTCCTCTATTCTTGAATGAATGCTTTGTTAATTTGGTTGGTTTTGTAGATGAGTGGAGAATCTGGGGTTTCTGCATTCCCTGAAGAAGATAACATATTGTGCTGGAAAGGAACAATAACAGGAACCAAAGACACAGTGTTTGAGGGAACAGATTACAAGTTGTCACTTTCATTCCCTACTGATTACCCTTTTAAGCCTCCAAAGGTCAAGTTTCTAACCACCTGCTTCCACCCCAATGTGGATTTGCATGGCAACATTTGCTTGGACATTCTTCAGGATAAGTGGTCCTCTGCTTATGATGTCAGAACAATTCTTCTATCAATCCAAAGCCTACTTGGAGGTAGTAATAACTTTTATTTCTTTCAATGCTCAATCACTAAATTCTTATGTATATTTTCTTGTGGTTTTTTTTACTTAATGTAGAGCCAAATATTAGCTCACCACTAAACACACAAGCAGCACAGCTTTGGAGCAATCAACAAGGTAAATATACCTTGCAATAGAGGGATTGTGAATTTGTATTTTTGCAAAAGAGATAATTGAATTTTTATTATGTTGTGCAGAATACAGGAAGGTGGTGGAAAGGATGTACAAATGTCCTAGTGCAGTTGCTTGAATTGGTTCCAGAAGTTCCTTCTCTGTGGTCTGCTCTGCTTTGGAGAAGAGAAGGAATGCAATTTTGAAGTCTGAATTTCTACAAATAATTGTCTGTCTTTTGTTGacgattttgatttttgattaaGAGTAAACTGTCTAATGAGTAGgttaattttcttcttctcgAAGCCTTTGCTGTTGGCTCTCTCTACTTTGTACTAGACTGGGATGTTAGATACATCAGAATCAATCAACAatcgacttttttttttttcattttacctTTGATTGCTCGTCTTCATTACAACGcttatttgcaaaaaaaaaatcagaatatTCACTCACAGTATTGGGAGTTTTTCAAGAATTTGTCATATTATCATATGAActtatgaattaaattaaactaattaaaaaatcaccccactcaatgttagttgttagtaaattagtcctcctTAGCTTTGAACCTTTGACTCACTCACAACTTGATAAGAACATATTTGAATAAAGAGTTTTATTGAGAAATCATTTGAATAAAAATGTATCTGAGTGAACAAATGCAAAGATAATTTGATAATAGCATATGTCATGTTGTAATTTATGAATGATATATTTGACGTTACAAGTTATTCTTTGACGTTACAAGTTATTCTTTAAGATTTCAAATCTAGATCAAAACCTAATTACAATTGTGATTTGGATAAATTTCAAGTTTAAAGGAAAAACTCTTCCattgatatataaaaaaatgaagagattAAATCATGAAAGAACAAACATAATTCGTAAACATCTATTTTGTCCCCTTAAGTGGGTTAACCCAACTCAAATTAGTGTCCTCTATGTGACTTTGCACTTATTGAGAGTTTTTTTAATTACACttgaaataaatttattgaGAGTCTAGAACAAAAGAAACCAACAACTGTGGTACTCAATGAACCACTGGtatttttcaaaacaaaaaaataaatcccACTGAGTCCAGTAAAAACAACTACGGACTTTATGTTAATTAGGTATCCCAAACTAAAGATTCATGTCACGTGACAATATCAAATGGAAAACATATGAAGACATAAATTGAC from Lotus japonicus ecotype B-129 chromosome 2, LjGifu_v1.2 includes:
- the LOC130741266 gene encoding ubiquitin-conjugating enzyme E2 20-like, coding for MAAHTETNIAPSKHPLPPPNTLDSQSVQKRLQSELMALMMSGESGVSAFPEEDNILCWKGTITGTKDTVFEGTDYKLSLSFPTDYPFKPPKVKFLTTCFHPNVDLHGNICLDILQDKWSSAYDVRTILLSIQSLLGEPNISSPLNTQAAQLWSNQQEYRKVVERMYKCPSAVA